In Drosophila subpulchrella strain 33 F10 #4 breed RU33 chromosome X, RU_Dsub_v1.1 Primary Assembly, whole genome shotgun sequence, the DNA window AGATCAAGGATGTCAATATCATTGACAAGTACTCCCGCATGATATTTCCGATCAGTTTCCTTGCGTTCAATCTTGGCTACTGGCTGTTTTATATTCTGGAATGATATATGCCAACAAACAAAACGAGTAATTAATTCCCCCTAGAAACAGAACCATGGGATCCAAATACAACTTTTTATAACCTCCATAATAAAGATTGACTTCGCCATAATATTTGGGCGTACCTGAATCGTCATCGTATTCCTTTGCAGGTTATGgagaattaaaaatatatatattagatCTGAAAaacataactttaaaaatgtctGAATAGTCTGCTTTATATGTTACCGCCGCATTTGTCCATTAAGAACGCACAGTATTTCAGTTTCTACTGTTTACTACTCCAAGTCGCTTATAGCTAGTCTTAAGTCTAGCCATTCTATTTATATCATTCTGCATCCATTGCCAATCCGCTCCTCCAATTTACTCGAAAAACCACCATTCGTCCTCAAGTTCTCCATTAGCTCTAATATGGCGAGGACTCAGGCTCACATGGTTTGAATCCACCGTCGCACATTGGTCGATCACACGAAAACGCTGACCAAAAGTTCAAAATTAACATTCAGAACTCGAGCTTATTTCACATACATCACAAAAGTTGACAAAATTGACAGAAGGAATTAATccagaaaccaaaaatatgattCTCTTAATAAGAAAAAACATACAAATGTTTGCCCCCcggtttaattttttatttcgagATTCCTTTGTCTTGCCAATCTCTAAAATATATGCTTGAACTCGAGATAAAAAGTGGAATATAAACGAAAACAGGGAAAAAGCGTTAAAAAGCGTTACCCTACAAAACAAGAAGAAATGATATAGTCGAGAgactcgactatcagatacccattactctgttattaatttcaaataaagtAAAATTCCGATGCCAGCACGACGGCACCTAGCGGACGGTAGCGGTACTACTGACCATGCCAAAACCTGTTTAACTTAGTCACtcataacttttaaattaacAATGGGATTGGCTCAacatctctagaatctgcattctctacgagtaacgggtataaaaataatatgggATATTCAGAAAGTCCAATTGCaccaaaaaaaatcataatttCGTGTCTTAAGATTTTCCTTCATTTAATTCTGAAAACCAGTGTTGAATTAAGACATGAATATAGCTTCACATACCCGAACCATGGACTGGTTCTCAGAGTTTGAATTTTGATCCGCCGTTGAAGGTGCGTTTGTCGCAAAGTGATCACCACCGCCTATGTGACTTACAAATAAGTTGGAGTTGGCAAAGTAAGGTTTAAAAGCGGATCAAATCAAATAGCATGTAAAACTACACACCTGTTAAATTTGCATTTGATTTGGGCAAGTTAACCATATCGCGTCGAAATGTTGACAGATTTTGGGTGAACCTATAAGAACAAAAGACATTTTTCATTAATATTGCTAGTAACACCGACTGTTGCCATAGTAAACTAAAACCAAACTCacttttccttgtttttactgGAAACATTTCGCTCAATGCCAACCATAAGGTCATCAAACCATTGAGACATCGTCTGTTGCTTCTCTATCGGTTGTCCGCAGATGATTCTATCTTTTAGGGAGCTGTTAAATTGATCAGTTATAAACCGACTGTAATTTATGGAATTAATTAAATCATCGTACCGATAATAGtcctcgtagagtaaaataAGAACCAGCAATGGTCGTGACATTGACCACTGGTTTCGACAGTCCTCAGCCAAAACGTTGTTCAACAACGAGGACATCATACTCTGAAGCAACTCGGAATTCATTTCAACAacctaataaaaataaatatttatgtagaACTTATAAATTAtagatatacatatacataccTTTAAAAATTGGGCATTTTCCTGGTTTAAGCTACGAAGCTTTTTGTTTGGAAATGTGGAAACTAAAAAGAATTACAGAATTAGTGGTATGCTTATAACTTAATGTACTTTCTGATTTACCTTTCATCTGTAGCTGCTTAAAGATGTAGGAAACAATACTGTCCAAAATTGTGCAGCAACTAATGTAAATGGCTGAGtctaaaaatacaatttggtTACAGTCGCTATAATCTTTGTCTAATATTTTAAACACACCTAATGCCGCCAGTCCCTTAGTGagactttttaaaatgtaaacgaATGCAGCAGGTTCCAAAGCAGCCAAATAAGAAACATGATCTTGTGAAAGGCAATTTAGTAAGTTGTAATAGGCCGTCGATAGTTTTGGGTATTCCTGTAAGTAGTCAAGTAGTTTTAAAAGTAGTTATACCTTTTACAGTAGGTTTACTCACTAGTAGATCGCTCTGTTGTATCGAGAGTATTAGCTTTGCGATTACATTCAGTACATTGTCCAATGTATCATCGCCGTACAGTTTGAACACACCACAATTTACATAATTTCCACCAAGTGAGTTTTTTAAGATTAAGAAGCATATGGCAATTCCTTTAAGTCTCATTGGGTATAGTCGGTCGCGCGGTACATCCTGATGCAGAATGCGATTGCCGTATATACAAATAAGTTTTGAAGCCTCGCGGAACAGGAGAATGCCCATGGGGCTGGACACATTGCCTGCGAGTCTCTGAGTGCGGCAATGCACCAGCTCGGCAAATAGTTTAAGAACTGGTGTCGTGACGGCAGGATCGTGAGCCCATAGTTCCATTGCGCGCAGCAGTATGGGCAGGTAGTCCGCATAGTAACTGAAAGTAATAATTAAACTATTATTTACAGCACAAAATTAAAGCAACATCTATACGCACAGCCATTCAAAGAGCATGGTGTATTGAATGCGAGCGTTGAGCGGCAGAGCTAAGCCACGAAGGTCACGAGCCAAGCCAATGGTGGCCTTTTTAGCCTCATCGTTAGGAAATATATTGGTATCCATCAGCACAGAACCAAGGGACTCGAATTGATCTAAATAGAAAATAGAAAGGGCATTATTATTTAGTCATCATAAATTGGGTGCATATATATGGGTGCATAACACTTTTGAAAGTTTCATAACGCCCACTCAAAAAGTGGCATTGTGCCCTCGAGCGTTGACACTAAGCGTTATGACATGAACCCTCATATATtgtatatacaatttatatcattttttgttaCTTGTTAAAGGCtccaaaaatttataaaatctcTCTTCATCTTCGCCCAAATCGAACATCAATAAACGCCCCAACGAAGTGTAAAACATGGTGCGACATCTCATTTCACTCAATGTAGAATTGGTTCCTAGGAATGGGAAATGCTCGCTCGTGTGATGTGTAAGCATGAATTGAACTTCCTCGAGACGTGCAAGTTTGCGCACAGAGTTAAAGTGCACAGAGAGATCGGAAAGTAGCATAAGGGTTTTGGTGATAATCGGCTCAGAGCGTCCCCAAAACTTAAGGTTTGTAATACTgaaaatgttaatattatgattAGGATCAATGGTAagttaaattgaaaatatccAACTTACATTTTACGGTTTATAAAACTTAAAAGCATTTGCTCGTCACTCAGTCCAAACACCTCGTTAAGTCTCTTGTATACATTTGCCTTTTGAGCCTGCTCACTGCTGTGCATTTTTCGGACTTGGTCCAGAAAACTAAGTATCGCAAGCTCCAGTTTCTCACAGCCAGCCTGTGGCAAACGAGCATCGGTGAGGCTCATCAGCTGGAGAACTCTTATCACGAGCTCCGCGTCCATGGTGTCATGCTCATCGCTTGTCGTTACCGAAAGACGACCCACTATGGCCGACCCGATTATGTACACCAACCACGTGAGCTGTAGCTCGTGTATGGTGATGTCTATGGGATTGGCGTTGGGCGACTGCAAAAGATTCTCGTACTCATGGGCCTTCTGGTCAAAATGCTGAACAAGAAGACTACAAGTCTTGTTATACTCGCACCTTTCTATAACAGACAATTGCtccagctgctgctgcaccATGCAGAGATCGTCCAGTGGGTCCTCCAAATTGTCTCGGACAATCACGGGTACCGCATCCAGGCGCGAGTCAATGTACGCCTTGATAACCTCCGGGGTATATGTGCCTAGCAAATGCGGATCCGGGGACTTTACATATGGTACAGAGGCAACCATGCGTTGCCATAATGTGAGTAAATAATGTACACTATTCGGTGCAAAAAGCCACATCTAAGGGTAAGGAATTGCTATTAGTATTTTTACCAACATCCCAAAGCTCTAAGTCATACATACATGCAGAGACTGCACAGTAAACTTTGCTATCAGTTCAATGGCTTGGGGATAACATGGGACCGCTATTAGCTCGCCTAACTGGTAATTGGACTTAAGGCGAGCCAACAAGCGGCAGAATTCATGGTAGTTATCTGGATCACTCAAGCCCTGAAAGAAATTCTTGACGAAATGCATATTGTGAATCATTTCTCATGTACTTACGTGCAGGGAGTTCAAAATATCACGCACTCCTTCGACCAAATGTGTAAGGAATTTCGTTCTCTCAGAATTACTAAAAAGAGAGCGACGCACAGATGTCATTTGTACCAGGCAGGATATGGAGTAGCTAGCTAAACCATTGGGCAAAATTTGGTATaaagcaaaaaaaagtttaagtgtGTTCGAATCTAAGAATGCAGGGCGCCAAGCTGTGGGTATCTACGTATAAGGTCAATTTAATAGTAAATCGAAATGAATTAGTTGCATTTGCGTACATACCTGTACATTGTTCATATCGTCTGCGGATTCATCTGTAGAACTGCCAATGAAGTCAAAGCTAAGACAATTTTTCGTTAAACGCAACACGTGGGATATTAACCTGTGGggtaaaacaaaatatttacaattattAACTTCATTACATTTATAACAATTGTCCTATAGATAAGATTATACTTTTGTATGCATATTATGAAAGTAAGGTAAGAACTATATATGTAAACATATACTTATTATGTCAAACTATTAACTCacaatatattataattaaatttatatttgaaaGATTAGGAGAGATTACGAAAGGTGAGatctatatatacatatactttataaTGCCAAACTAATAACTCTTGAAAACTAATCCTAGGAATTAAAATAAGATCATAGTTAACTTACAATCTATTATAATTACATTTATAGCAAGTGTTCTATAGCTAAGATTATACATTGTTATGCAGATTATGAAAAGTAAGagatataaatacatatactttattattactcttaaaaactaaagacatgaaataaaaaattggcTTAATTAACTCACGCTTGCTGCGATTCGTCCATAAAATTAATGGTTTTGCTATTGTCGCGGGCCGTGATCAGCAGTGAGCAGGATAGCAAAAAGACCTCATAGAGCTGCTGGTCCCGAAAGGAAGTGGCTATTTTTCGATTCTTCGAAAACGACAAGTGGACGTCCAGCTCCACAATGGAGTTCATTTCGCAAACCAGCTGCGAAAGAATTTGCACACCGATGGTGCAGTGCTCAGTGGAGCCCTAAAACGAGTTGACAGGATGATTAATGATGGTCGTTGCAGTAACCCAAAGAGAGAACCCTACCTGCAAGAACTTTTTCACATCCTCCAAGAGGTTCTGAAAGACTAGCTCCCCCTTGTACATGTCGAACCAGCCGAATTTGGTGATCTTGGCCAGTAAAGTAACCAGTGCCTGGATAACAAAGTGCTGCAGGTTGAAACGCGTAGCCAGGTAGTTGAGGGCATAGCTGCGTATGTCGATGCGCTGCTCGAGGCTGAGGCCCTGGATCAGTTTGGTGAGCGTGGAGGCGGCCAGCAGCTGGGCGTAGCTGGAATCGGCTCTGTCCAATAGCAACTGACACTTGGGCAGCGCATCCTGGCTGTTTACGAATGTCACCAGCGCCTTTTCCGCCTCCGCACGAATGCTAATGTCTGTGGCTTCGTAGAGTTGCTTGCACAGTACCTCCAGTTGTTGTATATCCTGAGGGCACCATGGAATCGCCTATATTTGCGTACTTTCTGTTAGGAACGCGCATGAAATACATACCATAACGATGAACGCCGGATGCCTTGGCTTCAAAAGCAATCTGGTCAATTCTGGAAACGCTTTTTAGTCCTGTTTTAAGTCTTAGAATCAACCGCAAAAGAAAAGTTTGGCTTTATTATAACTTGCTTAAACAAATGATAGTCATAGAGCTGTCGGTAGCTTTGCtctgactgagatatgtctaACTTTTGGGTAAATTCATGAATGAAAACAAAACGCCAACTTCGTTTCTTAAACATGCAAGTGTGACCAAAACAAACAAAGTGTGAATGGTTGGGGTATTCGCGCACTTGTTGAACTGCAGTAGTGCGAACGCGGTATTATCGCATTTGCGAATATTCGTTACGCAAAAAATGCCCTTGATGAAAAGAGACGCCGCGTAAAATAAttactaaaattctaaatctATATATAAATTACTAAATCTTATGTTCTAAACAAATTCATGGGCttgcaaaaaaatatatgtggcGAAAATTCTTTCCGTCAAATTTAAAAGCCCTATTTAAATTAAGAAAAGAATTTGTAGCAGAGCCAAGTACCCTTCTAGAAAATATTCCAAGCTTATGAAAATTCGGAATTTTTCGATCATTTTTACAAGctcaataaattttaatagGCTTTTAATTTGTTCTGTTCAATGAGTTGAAAACTATTAAGGGGCCGTCAGTTTTATAATCACAAAAATAAAACCTGCACTATCAATATCAAAATTTGACTAAAAGCTCAAATTAAAAACAGAGTTTCACATCTTTGAAAAATCCCAACCATTCCGCTGAGTGGTTCTAGGTGAGATTATCGTATTTCACAATGTCTTGAAGTGGAAATCGTTATTTCACAACTTTAACAAAATTCTTGCCAATTCCTTACTATTATTCTTATATTTTAGAAAGCAATTACttatatgttaaaataaaaaatgagatttgaagttataaaatttatttatataaaaaaaaatttgcaaaaaaaaaaaacattgaataATATACAACATTTAAAAACAGATAACAAAAGtggaaaagagacggaaataatCTCCTGATGTAATGAAGTCATTCCGAAACGAATAAGAGAACCTGACTCATGCAATATAATCgacataaatttattttaatcgaATCTCACCGAGATTTATTGGTGTACGAAAGAATTGCACCCGAAAAGATTTCTATGTCCTCCCCCGTCTTATTAATGTGGTGGGGTATGTACTCAGCCAATCAATTAGCACCCGTGAATAAATTATTATCGATGACGGAGATCTGAAAGCTTAGAAAGGCCTGCTGATCTGATATTGTTTGTTATGTAAAACCTTCAGCCAAGCCAGGCTTTACGAACCGGTGTATtaaccttttaaattcatATTTACCTTTGCGAGAAGCGTGCCAAATCCAACTCGAAGGACCACCCGTCTCCAAATCTCGATAACCAAATCATAACTGGCCCCATCAAtactttatttgtttatttaaataatctgcCACTAAGTGGACCACCATTAATAAGTTCATTGTTACGTACAAAACTCTGTTTGGTTTTATAGTATTCGTTGTTTTAGACAAATATTTAAGTAGATGACATTGTGTAtacatcaaaaataaaatggatatattacaaatataaaGATTAAAATATCATACACACATAATGTTATATGACCTTCATTAATACAGCATCTTAATGTAAAACAGATTTCATTCAGGGTTCAATAAGCggttttatgttttatttagtTCGTCAAGTAGTATGCTTTTTACTGAAGAGCTGGGTTTTATTGTCCTCACAGACTGAGCGCACAAGCCTTATTCCGTGGCAAGCAGCGAAAAGTTCTCAAAATTCATCTTACCTTGTATAGACTCATCGTCCAAGTCTTCGGTGCTGTTGGTAATACGTGCTGTCAATGGAAGATAACGAATATTTATGAGATTCTATTCAATAATATGCATAATATAATGTTAGCGTATACGCACTTCTAGACCCCTTTGTTGAGCTCACGCCCATGGAACTTTGTAAGCCTCCATTTCGGCCATATAGAACATTCTCCAAGTACGACAGTCCATTGTTATTAACAATGTTTAAGCCAAGGCACGTCTCGATTTGCTTCCAGCGATGAAGCCGTTCTTGCAACTCATTTGTCACATCTCCAAGGGCATTTCGTGCCTCAACAATGGATCGATCGACATCATCAATACTCTTGCCGTGGGTGGAAACGAACGCTCCCACCAAACTTGATCGCTTCTTCCGCAATTTCTCGCAAGCCTCTCTGGCCGACTGAAGTTGCTTCTCAGCCGATGTGCGTTTCTTCTGATGATTCTTACTCTCTAGTTCATAGGTGTATTGCAGCCACGATTGAAGCTGAGGTGGTGGTGCCCAGCAGTTGTCAACTAACTCGAATTCGGCACGAGACAACTCATTGCGCAACATCTCGATCTCCTTTTTAAGCTGCTGCACTTCCAAATCCGAGTTTGAAGAACTGAGTGTGGGGGCCTCTTTGAGACGCCGCTCCAAATCCATTTTCTCAGTTGCCACATTTTCCTGCTCCATTCTGGCTCTTTCTAGTTCCtataaaattcataaaaatattaaatatttacatttttttagaaCCTAAATTAAAAGCAAACCTTCTGCATCTCCTGTAGACTTTGTTCAGCTCTCTGCAATCCTTCCATATCTTGGGCCATGCGGCGCAGATGGCGTTTGGCATTCTTATTTTGCTGGTAGGCGTACCAACATCCAATAATAGCGCTTAGCAACAAGGTAACCAATATGTAGTCCTTCCAACGGGTGCCAGTTTCTATTAAATGATAAATGTaattcaatatattttaactttaatattaaagtcatctttaaattaaattatttctcTTTGATACATTTTCAGAACATATATTTTAGGAccagaaatatttaactaaTAGATTGTAAAGCTTACCTCTCGGTGGTCCAAAAAGTACAACGTCCATTGCCTTTAATGAGATTTTTTGCTTATGTATAGGGTCTTTGATTCCAAGTACATTGCCCACATACTGAAGATTATTCACAGCCAACCTAAAAAGCAGaacataattaaaaaatcgttGAATTTTACAGCTCAATCCAATGTAATTGGAAACCTAAGAATAGTTAAAAGTTAAGCAATAGTTTTTAAACCTTGGCTAGCCAAAgttagcttcctttcttggcttaaaaaacttttgtagtttctaaaaaataaaaacctaaAAATTATGGGCTATGATGAACACCTTTTAAAGATGagataattgaatttttatagtGTTTAAACCAAAAATGATTTATAGCGTACCTTGGCAAAGCAGCTCCAGTAACCTTATGTAATTTAAACAGATCAACATATTGGGGCAGCTGAACAGATTGTGCCAACCAATCTGTGGTCTGTTCGATGGTCCAATTATGCACCTCTGATCTCAGCCAAGCCTCCCACAGTTCTTTGACCGATATATGCATATCGTCATTGAAGTGAAATGCTTTCTGCCGTTTTTCATAACCTGAGTCGTACTTCAATTCCTCCCGTAAAAACTGTAAAAATACGtttaaaaatgagaaaataaaTAAGGCAATGAAGTTTTGATAGTTTGAAATTAATGATGAACAATGAAATAATAAAGAGTGACCTACATTAGCGACCAATAGGGATTGGCCGGggaactaataaaaaatagCACCCTCAAAAGCTGTAAGCTTATTTCGcgattaaaatattttaaacttaaGATCTGGCATGATAGGAATAATAAGTAAGGTGATaactgattttattttaagaatattatttGGTGATCGGTACTGTAATCAATATTCTTAGATCAAAAAcccttttaaaatattttaaacaattgTTGTAGTATGAACTTTGGGTAACAAGAGAGGAAGCTTTATTCGGCAAGCCGAGTTTTGTATATCCCTGCAGATataatacaaattataaaGGCCAATATCTTTATAAACATATTCTTTATTGCATCTTTAGCATAGTCgtcacatttaaaaaaaaaaacaaacaaaaatatttatccaaAACCGTCAAAAAGAATATAAATGCATCtgataaatgtaaaaaaaaactgataaaattctaaacaaaAAACCTATATAGACTAtatttttaatcttaaaaaattatCTTTTAAAATAGAAATTATTTACATCAAATCAACAAAATTAACCGATTGAAAATCGAACTTTTATGGACAAAAGGAGATGATTATTTGTTTTGAGGTCAAATGGTCCAGAAAAGGAGTGAGCATTTGGATAAGGCAATAGCCAATTGGTAAAGATGCGTGTCAAATGACTTTGCTATAAACTTTAATACTCTAATCCGGTTCTGTATGATGAAATTTCTATTTCTAGCACATGAATCGGGTATAATTTGTGTCGGCTTAACGAACTGCGATTATAGTTTCTAGTCATGAAAACGTGATTTTGATATACTTTGTACTTTAAGAACAAAAGGCATTATAACATACGTCATCGGATTCGCTCAAATCGATGTTTCcattatcatcatcatccaGTTGGCGATGTAAGCTTGCAATAGCCTCCATGCCGAAACGATCCTGAACACTTCCACTATAGCAGTCAAAATCGTCAGCAGCACATGCCCCATCTGCCGAACCGCTACCCATGGAACCTATTAAAAATAGATGGGTTAATGATAtcatacaaaaaataaaaactaaattatctAGTTTAAATAAGATAAAAACGAAAATataatacatacatttataaacatagGACCTAAAGATGATAGCTAGTAGtggtatattttaaagaaaaaccaTAATAAAGGAagctaacttcggcaagccaaagTTTACATACCCTTGCAGTcataaagaaatatatttgtGTCCTTAAAGATAGtttctaaatttaaatacagTGTTAAGTCTCCTAAAAACCCCTGTTTTTGTGCTATAGACGTCCGttgaaaaaaaactaaaacgtTTTACTGAAATCATCGGAATGAATGTCGTCATATTTAGTATAAAACAAAAGGAGTGCCAAtttctcatttaaatttaaaaaaaattactgaaatcaaattaaacgactataaaatttaaatttaaaaacagcaAGGTTTTACCAATTTGGCCAGATTGTCCTATAAATtgtgcgatcgttcctatagcagctatatgatatagtcgtccgatccCAGCCGTTCGGACTTATATTCTACCTGCAATAGAAAGAAGACTATTGTTAAAGTTTCATCCGTCTGCCTTCAAAACTGAAATACTAGTTTGcttagaaacggacggacagacaaacATACGGACATGCTTATATCTATTTTATCCATGTACTCTATAATACTGCTTACTGCTAAGAATCCCTCAGCAAGGGTATGTAAATCTTAGTTTAAAATCGTGCTCATATTGGGATTAATAGAAAGGCTATTTATCAATACAATTTGTTGGTGTCTcaattgttaaatttaaacCTAAACTTATGCATTAGCCTAGTATGTGTTAGTAATAACTTGTTTTTGGTAAGGGGAATATAATCTGATTACAAGCAGAATGGTGTTCACATGGCACTTACTAAATTCATTACTGACAGCCTGGGACATAGCCTCGCTTAGGAGATTGTATGAGCTCCTATGCAGATTTTGCTCAAGGTGAGTGGAGTGCTCTCCTCCGCTTCCGGCATGCGATGCCGCGATATGGGTCACATGTTCCGGCTGGGAATTGTGACCAGCCTCATGGGATGAGTGACGCGAGGCCACATTGGGATTTTGCTTATACTGATGTTGCGTGTTATATCGATTCGAAACGACCGAAACTGTGTGTGTCCCATGATCTTGCGAACTTATGCTCTTCAGCACACAGCATATGAATATGAAAGAATAGTTCCAAATAGTATTCTTTCGCATTTTTGTAAATGTGCGGACTTCTTTTAAGTAAATTATCGCAGACGTCTCCTTATAATCAGCAATCGGTTCGGGTTCTCTAAGTCAACAGTTCACATTTGTTGGTCGTGCAAATCATAGTTTTAACAGATGATAGCCTGAAATGGGATATTAATGAAATATTAGAAATATGAAGTCAGATTTTATAGATTTAAAGGGAAATAGCGAGAACCTTCTCAAAACGTgtacaataataataaagaataTGCATGCTAGGGTCATAACAGATGGAAATAAGTGTATTATTGAGCAGTATCGGGTTATTAGGCATACATTTCTGGTTCAAATCGGATTTTTAAAGGTTCTGAATACGATAGAGAGACTGTTCGTATAGTATTCTAGTATTGGAACCTTCTTCCTACGCAGATCTTGTGATTTGTACCCTAAAATAAAGTTCTCTTAGATTCCATAGTGATATAGTACGTGAATAAAATTGATTAAATAACCAGGCAAAGCCAACTGTGTGCAAAAGTATTATTGCATACGCCAATAAATAGAGATTTACTGGGCGCAAGACTTATGAGGCTGTTATTTGTCGATGAGATTCAGCTTTAGGGTTATTATAAGATAACCGCTGAGCGAATATTTGCttagaaaaacaaattatggCGAAAAGTGTATGAGTAATAGAATAAAGAGATTTCTGGCTCGCCAAGATAAAAATTTGGGTAGTTATTTGAAAATTCGgttgctttttttttgttaacaaGTGTAAGTATAGCTGTAAGTGCTTTATAAAACCTTTTCGATAGCTCAGGGCTGTGATCCATTGTATCATGTCGAATAAATATGCGATTTACATCTGTGTAATTGCAATACACTAAAGATCGTTTCTGATTTGTAATTAGAAGGAAATAAATGCGTAAAACATAGAACAATCGTGCAGTGATCGTAATACACTCAACACATAACGGTACATTTACATGGCAGCTGAGAAATCGACTTTAAATCATGGGCAAAGCTTACTGTATaactgtttttttgtttttttttttgttaatatttttaatattagaCATTGATACTATATACGAGTGTACATATGTAAGTTTCGGAAGGCATCAACATTTGTTTACTTCCAAGAACGTAGAAAACTGCGAAATACAATGGTGTTCGGTTGGTTTCGGCTGCGTTATGAGTGCACAATTTACAATGCCATTGCTAAACACTTAATAACCACACATATGTGGATGCCCAGTGGTA includes these proteins:
- the LOC119557213 gene encoding stromal interaction molecule homolog isoform X1; translation: MRKNTIWNYSFIFICCVLKSISSQDHGTHTVSVVSNRYNTQHQYKQNPNVASRHSSHEAGHNSQPEHVTHIAASHAGSGGEHSTHLEQNLHRSSYNLLSEAMSQAVSNEFSSMGSGSADGACAADDFDCYSGSVQDRFGMEAIASLHRQLDDDDNGNIDLSESDDFLREELKYDSGYEKRQKAFHFNDDMHISVKELWEAWLRSEVHNWTIEQTTDWLAQSVQLPQYVDLFKLHKVTGAALPRLAVNNLQYVGNVLGIKDPIHKQKISLKAMDVVLFGPPRETGTRWKDYILVTLLLSAIIGCWYAYQQNKNAKRHLRRMAQDMEGLQRAEQSLQEMQKELERARMEQENVATEKMDLERRLKEAPTLSSSNSDLEVQQLKKEIEMLRNELSRAEFELVDNCWAPPPQLQSWLQYTYELESKNHQKKRTSAEKQLQSAREACEKLRKKRSSLVGAFVSTHGKSIDDVDRSIVEARNALGDVTNELQERLHRWKQIETCLGLNIVNNNGLSYLENVLYGRNGGLQSSMGVSSTKGSRTRITNSTEDLDDESIQGKMNFENFSLLATE
- the LOC119557213 gene encoding stromal interaction molecule homolog isoform X2 — its product is MRKNTIWNYSFIFICCVLKSISSQDHGTHTVSVVSNRYNTQHQYKQNPNVASRHSSHEAGHNSQPEHVTHIAASHAGSGGEHSTHLEQNLHRSSYNLLSEAMSQAVSNEFSRI